In Hwangdonia lutea, a single window of DNA contains:
- a CDS encoding DUF3871 family protein — MELQQVQNNLVIPEEQIITKSPNPFIEANTHEVSLSHLQNDCTIPVFSKDNECTLAHHEFIDAVDSCARTVFSGQRILKPELRVSHVIKGRIPEAIGKPVKELTEQDKTIYYERMMFKIEVPSISETINGNDLSLVIGGVRAYNQENLYSKKNYEKFKVFVGFKNMVCTNLCVSSDGMVEELRATSIEELKSKVLELLGTYEMQNHLNALKQLSEHYLTEKQFARFLGKCRMYNYLPKPEKREIPTLMLNDGQINSIAKGYYEDENFSRQQDGSINLWNVFNLLTEANKSSYIDSFLGRSLNAHELIQKLSFSMQNDSPFWYLN, encoded by the coding sequence ATGGAACTACAACAAGTACAGAATAATTTAGTCATACCAGAAGAGCAGATAATTACCAAATCACCAAACCCATTTATAGAGGCTAACACACATGAGGTTAGCCTTTCTCATTTACAAAATGATTGTACCATCCCGGTATTTTCAAAGGATAACGAGTGTACTTTGGCTCATCACGAGTTTATTGATGCAGTTGATAGTTGTGCAAGAACTGTGTTTTCAGGGCAACGTATTTTAAAACCAGAATTGAGAGTAAGCCATGTCATAAAAGGGAGAATTCCCGAAGCTATTGGCAAACCTGTTAAGGAGTTAACAGAGCAAGATAAAACCATTTATTACGAAAGAATGATGTTTAAAATAGAGGTGCCTAGTATTTCAGAAACCATTAATGGCAATGACTTAAGCTTAGTGATAGGTGGCGTTAGAGCCTATAATCAAGAAAATTTATACAGTAAAAAGAACTACGAAAAGTTTAAGGTGTTTGTAGGTTTCAAAAATATGGTATGCACGAATCTATGTGTCAGTAGTGATGGAATGGTAGAAGAATTAAGAGCAACAAGCATCGAGGAACTGAAATCCAAGGTGTTAGAGCTATTGGGCACTTATGAAATGCAAAACCATTTAAATGCTTTGAAGCAGTTATCAGAACACTATTTAACTGAAAAACAATTTGCAAGATTTTTAGGCAAGTGTCGTATGTATAACTATTTGCCAAAGCCAGAAAAAAGAGAAATTCCCACCTTAATGCTGAATGATGGACAAATCAACTCAATAGCTAAAGGGTATTACGAAGATGAAAATTTTTCAAGGCAACAGGATGGCAGTATCAATTTATGGAATGTGTTTAACCTATTAACCGAAGCAAATAAGAGCAGTTATATAGATTCCTTTTTAGGAAGAAGCTTGAACGCACACGAACTTATCCAAAAACTATCCTTTTCAATGCAAAATGATTCACCTTTCTGGTATCTCAATTAA
- a CDS encoding AAA family ATPase, with amino-acid sequence MKLKQAQREQVKLRIGLSGASGFGKTYSALLLAYGITNDYSKVAIIDTENQSASLYSHLGSYNTLSMQPPYAPEKYIEAIKVCEESGMEVIIVDSITHEWNGKGGCLDIHEKLGGRFQNWAQITPRHQAFIDAILQSKCHIITTTRRKVDYSMDTDNNGKTKVIKHGTKEITREGFEYELTVNLELINDNHLVRASKDRTGLFMNKPEFVINASTGKKLMRWCNNGKDLEQAKAEIQKCETVDGLRHIYAKYPNYQKVIKADIMERKVLIEAIDHNIVPNSEIIEQQKPNENGTTTSTE; translated from the coding sequence ATGAAACTTAAACAAGCACAACGAGAACAAGTAAAGCTACGTATTGGACTTAGTGGAGCATCTGGATTTGGCAAGACCTATTCAGCGCTATTATTGGCTTATGGCATTACTAATGATTACTCTAAAGTAGCTATAATCGACACAGAAAATCAATCAGCTAGCTTATACTCACATTTAGGAAGTTACAACACATTAAGTATGCAACCTCCTTATGCCCCAGAAAAGTATATAGAAGCTATTAAAGTATGCGAAGAATCTGGTATGGAGGTAATTATAGTCGATAGTATTACACATGAATGGAATGGCAAAGGCGGATGTTTGGATATTCATGAGAAACTAGGTGGGAGGTTCCAGAATTGGGCACAAATAACCCCAAGACATCAAGCATTTATTGATGCTATTTTACAATCTAAATGTCACATCATTACTACAACAAGGCGTAAGGTGGATTATTCTATGGATACTGATAATAATGGTAAAACTAAAGTTATAAAACATGGCACTAAAGAAATTACCAGAGAGGGATTTGAGTACGAATTAACTGTAAATCTTGAATTAATTAACGACAACCATTTAGTTAGAGCTTCTAAAGACAGGACTGGCTTGTTTATGAATAAACCAGAGTTTGTTATAAATGCTTCCACAGGTAAAAAATTAATGCGTTGGTGTAATAATGGAAAAGATTTAGAACAAGCTAAAGCTGAAATTCAAAAATGCGAAACTGTTGATGGTTTAAGGCATATTTATGCTAAATACCCCAATTACCAAAAAGTAATTAAAGCTGATATTATGGAAAGGAAGGTACTTATTGAAGCCATAGACCACAATATCGTGCCTAATTCAGAAATTATTGAACAACAAAAACCCAACGAAAATGGAACTACAACAAGTACAGAATAA
- a CDS encoding helix-turn-helix domain-containing protein, translating into MMEFSDEKLKLLKSSIPKEIGNRVRHFRKEKGYTQTELAQIVGKDRQYLYKIEKGKVTPNVVTIAILAMALEIPLKDLFDFDEKSTTKGS; encoded by the coding sequence ATGATGGAATTCTCAGATGAAAAGCTAAAGCTATTGAAAAGCTCTATACCCAAGGAAATTGGTAATAGGGTTAGGCATTTCAGAAAGGAAAAAGGCTACACTCAAACTGAGTTAGCCCAAATCGTAGGGAAGGATAGGCAATATTTATATAAAATTGAAAAAGGTAAGGTAACACCCAACGTAGTTACAATTGCCATTCTTGCCATGGCATTGGAAATTCCATTAAAAGACCTATTTGACTTTGATGAAAAAAGCACTACAAAGGGAAGCTAA
- a CDS encoding site-specific integrase, producing MKLNILFLLYKSKINSKGKCPIRCRITYNKTRKEFSTGQFVNPKNWNSKQQLVKPLEPDAEFINTQLSLIKTKINKAFLLLQVKEENFTVDDVYNAYKGKKATKDYNLIQFYENYLDTLKALVSIDIKQVTYNKFEYIKLDIKRFVKFKFKTNDIPLKELKSNFLTDLDYYYKTTHNPQLKQITINKKIQRFRKVIRVAVAEGYLIKDPFMLYKAKNIIKKVVFLTAEELEKLENHNFSQSRLRFVKDLFVFCCYTGLPYNELMRLENKHIFVGFDDNLWIKIKREKTSRELSVPLLSKAETILNIYQNEDNLVFPRISNQRYNSYLKEIATIVGIDKNLTTHMARRTFASTVLLYNNVPMEIVSELLGHSSMKVTQESYGKVVQKRISLEINKIKGGC from the coding sequence ATGAAATTAAATATATTATTCCTATTGTATAAATCTAAAATCAATTCTAAAGGAAAATGTCCTATTAGATGCAGAATAACATACAATAAAACACGTAAAGAATTCTCTACAGGACAATTCGTAAATCCCAAAAACTGGAATAGCAAACAACAATTAGTAAAACCACTAGAACCTGATGCTGAATTTATAAACACACAACTAAGCCTTATTAAAACCAAAATTAATAAGGCTTTTTTATTGCTTCAAGTTAAAGAAGAAAACTTTACTGTAGATGATGTTTATAACGCCTACAAAGGCAAAAAAGCCACAAAAGATTACAATCTAATCCAATTCTATGAGAACTATTTAGATACACTTAAAGCACTTGTAAGTATTGATATAAAGCAAGTAACTTATAATAAGTTTGAGTACATTAAGCTTGATATAAAACGCTTTGTTAAATTTAAATTTAAAACTAATGATATTCCTCTAAAAGAGTTAAAATCTAATTTTTTAACAGATTTGGATTATTATTATAAAACAACGCATAATCCACAATTAAAACAGATTACGATAAACAAAAAGATACAACGTTTTAGAAAAGTGATAAGAGTTGCGGTAGCAGAAGGATATTTAATTAAAGACCCATTTATGCTTTATAAAGCCAAAAACATTATTAAAAAAGTGGTGTTTTTGACAGCAGAGGAACTTGAAAAACTGGAGAATCACAATTTTAGCCAATCTAGGTTGCGATTTGTAAAGGACTTATTTGTATTCTGCTGTTATACAGGTTTGCCGTATAATGAGCTGATGCGGTTGGAAAACAAGCATATATTTGTTGGTTTTGACGATAACCTGTGGATTAAAATTAAGCGAGAGAAGACCTCTAGGGAACTATCTGTTCCATTGCTATCAAAGGCTGAAACTATTTTAAATATTTACCAGAATGAAGATAATTTGGTATTTCCCAGAATAAGTAACCAGCGTTATAATTCCTATTTAAAGGAAATAGCTACTATTGTTGGGATTGATAAGAACCTTACTACACATATGGCTAGACGAACCTTTGCAAGTACCGTATTGCTTTATAATAATGTACCGATGGAAATTGTTAGCGAGTTATTGGGGCATTCCAGTATGAAAGTAACTCAGGAAAGTTATGGTAAGGTAGTGCAAAAAAGGATTAGTTTAGAGATTAATAAAATAAAGGGAGGTTGTTAG
- the rseP gene encoding RIP metalloprotease RseP — MEFVIKISQFLLSLSLLIVLHELGHFLPAKAFKTRVEKFYLFFDVKFSLFKKKIGDTVYGIGWLPLGGYVKIAGMIDESMDTEQMAKEPQPWEFRSKPAWQRLIIMLGGVTVNFLLAILIYIGMSYFYGDKFLPNDHIKDGLLIESTVANKAGLLTGDKILAVDGEKIENFSQISEKVLFGTEISIERNGNTSTVTLPEDFLAQLIDSKEKRFIDLREPFIVIEVPDTSFNKNAGLRKGDIIIALNDFKTKYADEVIQGLQKFKGQDVEATVLRDNEEITIPLKISDDSKLGLVYASRSTPKTLEALGYYKYDTKKYGFFESFPVGLKKTKDRMLSYWDQLGAIFTPSTGAYKGVGGFKAIFDIFPNVWSWQAFWGITAFLSIMLGVLNLLPIPALDGGHVMFLLYEMISGRKPGDKFMEYAQMVGFFILIALVLFANGNDIYKAIFN, encoded by the coding sequence ATGGAGTTTGTTATTAAAATATCTCAATTTTTATTGAGTCTTTCACTATTGATTGTTTTGCACGAATTAGGGCACTTTCTTCCTGCGAAAGCATTTAAAACCAGAGTAGAAAAGTTTTATTTGTTTTTTGATGTAAAATTTTCACTATTCAAAAAGAAAATTGGCGATACGGTTTACGGCATAGGCTGGTTGCCTTTGGGCGGATACGTTAAAATTGCTGGTATGATTGACGAAAGCATGGACACCGAGCAAATGGCAAAAGAGCCACAGCCATGGGAATTTCGCTCGAAACCTGCATGGCAGCGTTTAATTATTATGTTGGGTGGTGTTACGGTAAACTTTTTGTTGGCTATTCTCATTTATATAGGAATGAGCTATTTTTATGGCGATAAATTTTTGCCAAACGACCATATTAAAGATGGACTTTTAATTGAAAGTACCGTAGCTAATAAGGCGGGACTTTTAACGGGCGATAAGATTTTAGCCGTCGATGGAGAGAAAATCGAAAACTTTTCTCAAATTTCAGAGAAAGTGCTATTTGGCACAGAAATTTCTATAGAAAGAAACGGAAACACATCAACGGTTACTTTACCTGAAGATTTTTTAGCCCAATTAATAGATTCAAAAGAAAAACGATTTATAGATTTAAGAGAACCTTTTATTGTTATTGAGGTTCCGGATACATCGTTTAATAAAAATGCTGGCTTAAGAAAAGGCGATATTATAATTGCATTAAACGATTTTAAAACCAAATATGCTGATGAGGTAATACAAGGTTTACAAAAATTTAAAGGACAAGATGTTGAGGCTACAGTTTTAAGAGATAATGAAGAAATAACAATACCGTTAAAAATTAGTGACGACAGTAAGTTAGGGTTGGTCTATGCCTCTCGTTCCACACCAAAAACATTGGAGGCTTTAGGTTATTACAAGTACGATACCAAAAAATATGGTTTTTTCGAATCATTCCCAGTAGGATTAAAGAAAACCAAAGACAGAATGCTGTCGTATTGGGATCAATTAGGAGCCATTTTTACACCAAGCACGGGCGCATACAAAGGCGTAGGCGGCTTTAAAGCCATATTCGATATATTCCCCAACGTTTGGAGTTGGCAAGCGTTTTGGGGCATAACAGCCTTTTTGTCCATAATGCTTGGGGTTTTAAACTTACTGCCAATTCCGGCTTTAGACGGTGGGCATGTTATGTTTTTGTTATATGAAATGATTTCTGGAAGAAAACCAGGAGACAAGTTTATGGAGTATGCCCAAATGGTTGGTTTCTTTATATTAATTGCATTAGTATTATTTGCCAACGGCAACGATATTTACAAAGCTATTTTTAATTAA
- a CDS encoding SCO family protein, producing MLSFFKDYKGFAIVFAGISLVIVLIIYNTLNVYKPLPIYQPAMVSTELVDSTIQHQKKYHKIADFKLINQNGRTITQNDYKDKIYVADFFFTTCQTICPIMTDHMAQIQKEIMNDNDIMLLSHTVTPEIDTVAQLKRYAQKKGVNDDKWNLVTGDKKQIYQLARKSYLAVKDHGNGDAFDMIHTENFMLIDKKRQIRGFYDGTNPEDIDKLLNDIEVLKAEKK from the coding sequence ATGCTTTCGTTTTTTAAAGACTACAAAGGGTTTGCCATTGTTTTTGCAGGTATTTCGCTGGTTATTGTACTTATTATTTATAACACTTTAAATGTTTACAAACCGCTGCCTATTTACCAACCCGCCATGGTTAGTACCGAGTTGGTGGACAGCACCATTCAGCACCAAAAAAAATACCATAAAATAGCCGATTTTAAACTTATAAACCAAAACGGAAGAACCATTACTCAAAACGATTACAAAGACAAAATTTATGTTGCCGATTTCTTTTTTACCACATGCCAGACGATTTGCCCGATTATGACCGACCATATGGCGCAGATTCAAAAAGAAATTATGAATGACAACGATATTATGTTGCTTTCACATACAGTAACGCCCGAAATTGATACCGTGGCTCAACTAAAACGCTATGCTCAAAAAAAAGGGGTTAACGACGATAAGTGGAATTTGGTAACCGGCGATAAAAAGCAGATTTACCAACTTGCCAGAAAAAGCTATTTGGCTGTTAAAGATCATGGCAACGGTGATGCTTTTGATATGATACACACCGAAAACTTTATGCTTATTGATAAAAAACGACAGATTCGCGGATTTTACGATGGCACCAACCCTGAAGATATCGATAAGCTTCTTAACGATATTGAGGTTTTGAAAGCTGAAAAAAAATAG
- a CDS encoding superoxide dismutase — protein MAFELPKLGYAYDALEPHIDARTMEIHHTKHHQGYTNNLNNAIEGTDLVGKSIEDILTNLDMSNGAVRNNGGGFYNHSLFWSVMNPEDKGYLSGDLKDAIEAAYGSKDEFIAAFSKAAATRFGSGWAWLCVHKGGKVEICSSPNQDNPLMPGVGCGGTPILGLDVWEHAYYLNYQNRRPDYIDAFFKVINWNEVEKRYAEAK, from the coding sequence ATGGCTTTCGAATTACCGAAATTAGGATATGCTTATGATGCTTTAGAGCCTCATATTGATGCACGCACAATGGAAATACACCATACAAAACACCACCAAGGATATACAAACAACTTAAATAATGCTATTGAAGGCACAGATTTAGTAGGAAAATCTATTGAAGATATTCTAACAAATTTGGATATGAGCAACGGCGCAGTTAGAAATAACGGTGGCGGATTTTACAACCATAGCTTATTTTGGTCGGTTATGAATCCGGAAGATAAAGGATACTTATCGGGCGATTTAAAGGATGCTATTGAAGCCGCTTATGGCTCAAAAGACGAATTTATCGCGGCCTTTAGTAAAGCTGCTGCAACACGTTTTGGCTCTGGTTGGGCTTGGTTATGTGTGCACAAAGGCGGTAAAGTGGAAATCTGTTCGTCGCCGAACCAAGATAACCCATTAATGCCAGGAGTTGGTTGCGGAGGCACACCAATTTTAGGATTGGATGTTTGGGAACACGCGTATTATTTAAATTATCAAAACCGTCGTCCAGATTATATCGATGCGTTTTTTAAGGTAATTAACTGGAATGAGGTTGAAAAACGTTACGCCGAAGCGAAATAA
- a CDS encoding UvrD-helicase domain-containing protein encodes MHPNHPFTIYNASAGSGKTYSLVKAYLKILFNSNNLHLFNRILAITFTNKAVAEMKDRIIETLKAFSDEAILSTSNSMFDAICEELGMEPEALHKKAEKLLNTIIHNYAAFDISTIDGFTHRLIRTFAHDLKLPLNFEVELDQDSLLNEAVDSLISKAGTDEALTKVLVDFAIEKADDDKSWDVSFDFNKIAKLLVNENDMPFIETLKHKTLNDFKALKSHLKKEISAFETTIIEAAQGVLTLIEEAGLEFGDFSSSYLPKHFKNLSDKKFNVKYGNKWQENLETETLYPKRVSEDVASIINQIQPQLVAAFNTTKQAVFHLKFLKAFYKNVTPLSVLNAINNELGDLKTEQNKMLISEFNAIISKEIKNQPTPFIYERIGEKFKHYFIDEFQDTSVLQWENLIPLLENSLSAENGTTMLVGDAKQAIYRWRGGKAEQFIDLFNKKEQPFQIKQKVETLEENYRSFKEIVAFNNGFFKFLANLVFTANDYKALYENAHQNITKTEAGYVNFSFLEIEKDDDRDAHFSENTLNTINNCLENGFDLEDICILVRKKKEGVAVANYLSQNNIPIVSSETLLLNNSDEVNFINNVLSLLNQPKNNEIKIAVLNYLTTLFNIENKHEFFSNHINLSLSQLFKSFEKFSIQINSSNLLQLPLYDLAETIVRSFNLVKTSNAYIQFYLDVVLDFSQKKGSDISGFLQYFDKKKESLSIVSPKGQNAVQIMTIHKSKGLEFPVVIFPFADLDIYRELEPKEWFALNKDTYNGFSHTLLNYNKDFEFYGDEGLRIFNKHQSEQELDNINLLYVTLTRAVEQLHVISTKDISAKGEVNTKRYSGLFIAYLKHINAWEDSKLTYSFGNDKRTFEKEILKKETQIQHQFISTAKETHNINVVTKSGLLWDTAQKEAIEKGNLIHNIMSKINTKDDIDSAINDFINSASINQEQAAILSTTVNEIVNHSKVQNYYTLNHTNYNERDIITKEGMILRPDRVVVNANNEAVIIDYKTGFEDKKHAQQLQLYQDVLEEMNLKVTEKILIYINDDIQIKEI; translated from the coding sequence ATGCATCCCAACCACCCTTTTACTATTTACAACGCTTCTGCCGGTAGCGGAAAAACCTATTCGTTGGTTAAAGCCTATTTAAAAATCCTTTTCAACTCAAACAACCTACATCTTTTTAACCGCATTTTGGCTATTACATTTACCAATAAAGCGGTTGCCGAAATGAAAGACCGCATAATTGAAACCTTAAAAGCGTTTTCCGATGAGGCCATTTTAAGCACTTCAAATAGTATGTTTGATGCTATTTGTGAGGAACTCGGTATGGAACCTGAAGCGCTTCACAAAAAAGCAGAAAAACTACTCAACACCATTATTCATAATTATGCGGCGTTCGATATTTCTACTATTGATGGCTTTACGCATAGATTGATTCGCACCTTTGCCCACGATTTAAAATTGCCTTTAAATTTTGAAGTTGAACTGGATCAAGATTCCCTTTTAAACGAAGCCGTTGATAGCTTAATATCTAAAGCCGGAACAGATGAGGCGCTAACCAAGGTGTTGGTTGATTTTGCTATTGAAAAAGCCGATGACGACAAAAGTTGGGATGTGTCTTTCGATTTTAACAAAATTGCAAAATTGTTGGTTAACGAAAACGATATGCCGTTTATTGAAACTTTAAAACACAAAACTTTAAACGATTTTAAAGCGCTTAAATCGCATTTAAAAAAAGAGATTTCTGCTTTTGAAACTACTATAATTGAAGCAGCTCAAGGTGTTTTAACCCTAATTGAAGAGGCAGGTTTAGAATTTGGTGATTTTTCAAGTAGTTATTTACCTAAACATTTTAAAAATTTATCAGATAAAAAATTCAATGTGAAATATGGAAATAAATGGCAAGAAAATTTAGAAACGGAAACATTATACCCAAAGCGTGTTTCCGAAGATGTGGCATCCATAATTAATCAAATTCAACCGCAATTGGTAGCGGCTTTTAACACTACAAAACAAGCTGTTTTTCATCTTAAATTTTTAAAAGCGTTTTATAAAAACGTTACGCCACTTTCGGTTTTAAATGCCATAAATAATGAGTTAGGTGATTTAAAAACGGAGCAGAACAAAATGCTGATTTCAGAATTTAATGCCATTATTAGCAAAGAAATAAAAAACCAGCCCACACCTTTTATTTACGAGCGTATTGGCGAAAAATTCAAGCATTATTTTATCGATGAGTTTCAAGACACATCGGTTTTGCAGTGGGAAAACCTAATACCGTTATTAGAGAATTCACTCTCTGCCGAAAACGGCACTACCATGTTGGTGGGCGATGCCAAACAAGCCATTTACCGATGGCGCGGTGGTAAAGCGGAACAGTTTATAGATTTGTTTAATAAAAAAGAACAGCCATTCCAGATTAAACAAAAGGTAGAAACGCTGGAGGAAAATTACCGGAGTTTTAAAGAAATCGTAGCGTTTAACAATGGCTTTTTTAAGTTTTTAGCAAATCTAGTTTTTACGGCTAATGATTATAAAGCTCTTTACGAAAACGCCCATCAAAACATAACTAAAACGGAAGCGGGTTATGTGAATTTTTCGTTTTTAGAAATTGAAAAAGATGATGATAGGGACGCGCATTTCTCTGAAAATACCTTAAACACCATTAACAACTGCTTGGAAAATGGTTTTGATTTGGAGGATATTTGCATTTTGGTGCGAAAGAAAAAAGAAGGCGTTGCCGTCGCCAATTATTTGAGCCAAAATAACATTCCTATCGTATCTTCAGAGACTTTATTGTTAAATAATTCAGACGAGGTTAATTTTATAAATAATGTTCTCTCGCTTTTAAATCAGCCTAAAAACAACGAAATAAAAATTGCTGTTTTAAATTATTTAACAACGCTTTTCAACATTGAAAACAAGCACGAATTCTTTTCAAACCATATTAACCTTTCATTATCTCAATTATTTAAAAGTTTTGAAAAATTCAGCATCCAAATAAACAGCAGCAATCTGCTTCAATTGCCGCTTTACGATTTGGCGGAAACCATTGTGAGGAGCTTCAATTTAGTAAAAACATCAAACGCTTACATTCAGTTTTATTTAGATGTGGTTTTAGATTTTTCACAAAAAAAAGGATCGGATATTTCTGGGTTTTTACAGTATTTTGACAAGAAAAAAGAAAGCTTAAGCATAGTATCGCCCAAGGGTCAAAATGCGGTTCAAATCATGACGATACACAAATCGAAAGGTTTAGAGTTTCCGGTGGTTATTTTTCCGTTTGCCGATTTGGATATTTATAGAGAGTTGGAGCCCAAAGAATGGTTTGCATTAAACAAAGACACTTACAACGGGTTTTCGCACACCTTATTGAATTACAATAAAGATTTCGAGTTTTATGGCGACGAAGGTTTGCGTATTTTTAACAAACATCAATCTGAACAGGAATTAGACAACATCAATCTGCTTTATGTAACCTTAACACGCGCTGTGGAGCAGTTGCATGTTATTTCAACCAAAGATATTTCAGCAAAAGGCGAGGTAAACACCAAAAGATATTCGGGCTTGTTTATCGCATATTTAAAACACATCAACGCATGGGAAGATTCTAAATTAACGTACAGCTTCGGGAATGATAAAAGAACTTTTGAAAAGGAAATTTTGAAAAAAGAAACTCAAATTCAGCATCAATTTATTTCAACAGCAAAAGAAACGCACAATATAAACGTGGTAACAAAATCGGGGTTACTTTGGGACACCGCCCAAAAAGAAGCTATTGAAAAGGGGAATCTCATCCACAATATCATGTCTAAAATCAACACCAAAGACGATATTGATTCTGCTATAAACGATTTTATCAATTCAGCTTCAATAAACCAAGAACAAGCTGCAATTTTAAGCACAACGGTAAACGAAATTGTAAATCATTCAAAAGTTCAAAACTATTACACATTAAATCATACCAATTATAATGAGCGCGATATTATTACAAAAGAAGGCATGATTTTACGTCCGGATCGCGTGGTTGTCAATGCCAATAACGAAGCTGTTATAATCGATTACAAAACGGGTTTTGAAGATAAAAAACACGCTCAACAATTACAATTGTACCAAGACGTTTTGGAAGAGATGAATTTAAAAGTGACCGAGAAAATTCTTATTTATATAAATGATGATATTCAGATAAAAGAAATTTAA
- a CDS encoding OmpA family protein: MKNLSRLLFAMLLVLGYSNANAQDENNPWQITIGANAVDFYPTGENAPLGDTFDEFFNVEDHWNILPSLSTISVSKYLGDGFSFGVAGALNKIDKWGDASVDDLSYYSVDGTIKYSLGNLLNSNTLEPYLGAGGGYTWVDEVGAGTVNGTLGLNVWFNENIGLTLQSAYKHAFEDYLQTHFQHTVGISIKFGGTDTDGDGIYDKDDACPDVAGLPEFDGCPDTDGDGIQDSKDDCPNEPGLAEFNGCPDSDGDGVPDHLDECPTVAGLKALAGCPDADGDGVADKDDKCPNEAGPAANNGCPWPDRDGDGVLDKDDNCPDVKGTVANNGCPEVSEAVQKTLNEYAKTILFDTGKSTIKNESAKVLSDITAILKEYTNSKFTIEGHTDSTGSAKLNQSLSEARALSVKEYLVKNGIDEFRLSALGYGKDRPIDTNKTRKGRANNRRVEINLVKE; the protein is encoded by the coding sequence ATGAAAAATCTTAGCAGATTATTGTTCGCTATGTTGCTTGTACTTGGTTATAGCAACGCTAATGCGCAAGACGAAAACAACCCATGGCAAATTACCATTGGGGCAAACGCGGTAGACTTTTACCCTACGGGTGAAAACGCACCACTTGGTGATACGTTTGATGAGTTCTTTAATGTAGAAGACCATTGGAATATCTTACCATCTTTATCAACCATCTCTGTATCTAAATATTTAGGTGACGGTTTCTCTTTTGGAGTTGCTGGAGCTTTAAATAAAATCGATAAGTGGGGAGATGCTTCAGTTGATGATTTGTCTTACTACAGTGTAGATGGTACTATTAAGTACAGCCTTGGTAATTTACTTAACTCAAACACGCTTGAGCCTTATTTAGGTGCTGGTGGTGGTTACACTTGGGTTGACGAAGTTGGTGCTGGTACTGTAAATGGTACTTTAGGCTTAAATGTTTGGTTTAACGAGAACATTGGCTTAACACTACAGTCTGCATACAAACATGCATTTGAAGACTATTTACAAACACATTTCCAACATACAGTTGGTATTTCTATCAAATTTGGTGGAACTGATACTGACGGTGATGGCATTTACGATAAAGATGATGCTTGTCCAGATGTTGCTGGTTTACCTGAATTTGACGGTTGCCCTGATACTGATGGCGATGGCATTCAAGATTCTAAAGACGATTGTCCTAACGAGCCAGGTTTAGCTGAGTTTAACGGATGTCCTGATTCTGATGGTGATGGTGTTCCAGATCATTTAGATGAGTGTCCTACTGTAGCTGGATTAAAAGCTTTAGCTGGATGTCCAGATGCTGATGGTGATGGTGTTGCCGATAAAGATGACAAGTGTCCTAACGAAGCTGGTCCTGCTGCTAACAACGGTTGTCCTTGGCCAGACAGAGACGGTGATGGTGTTTTAGATAAAGACGATAACTGTCCAGACGTTAAAGGTACTGTAGCTAACAACGGTTGCCCAGAAGTATCTGAAGCGGTTCAAAAAACGCTTAACGAATATGCTAAAACCATCTTATTTGATACAGGTAAATCTACTATCAAAAACGAGTCGGCTAAAGTATTATCTGATATTACAGCCATCTTAAAAGAATACACAAATTCTAAATTTACCATAGAAGGTCATACTGATAGTACTGGTAGTGCAAAACTTAACCAGTCGTTATCTGAAGCTAGAGCACTTTCTGTAAAAGAATATTTAGTTAAGAATGGTATCGATGAGTTTAGATTATCTGCACTTGGTTACGGAAAAGACAGACCAATTGACACTAACAAAACTAGAAAAGGTAGAGCTAACAACAGACGTGTTGAAATTAACTTAGTTAAAGAATAA